The proteins below are encoded in one region of Mycobacterium pseudokansasii:
- a CDS encoding cyclase family protein has product MASLAEFRRVAADLSNWGRWGEADELGTLNFITADTVRHAASLVRHGKVFPLGVDFGSSGPQGAFGFRHNPIHVMTVDGGDANTLGRYGPGWTQNPTAEQLGNYVVDNPFRFNDDMVIMPLQAATQWDALSHVYYDDLLYNGFPAGSVTSLGAYHCGIDKVDVKGITSRGVLLDLVRHRGADVFLEHGNPITPEELDDVVRAQGITVGRGDIVLIRTGWWARFLMTGNKTEWYSGLDWRCAQWLHDHEVAAVAADNLQVEDPVSGVEGLFLPFHLLCLRDMGLMLGEYWDLTALAADCATDGVYEFQLIAPPLRFIGAVGSPVNPIAIK; this is encoded by the coding sequence ATGGCAAGCCTAGCCGAATTCAGGCGGGTAGCAGCCGATCTCAGCAACTGGGGCCGGTGGGGTGAGGCGGACGAACTCGGGACGCTGAACTTCATCACCGCCGACACCGTCCGGCACGCCGCAAGCCTGGTCCGGCACGGGAAGGTGTTTCCGCTCGGCGTGGATTTCGGGTCGTCCGGCCCGCAGGGCGCTTTTGGGTTCCGGCACAACCCCATCCACGTGATGACCGTGGACGGTGGCGATGCCAACACCCTGGGCCGGTACGGGCCTGGCTGGACGCAGAACCCGACGGCCGAACAGTTGGGCAACTACGTGGTCGACAATCCGTTCCGGTTCAACGACGACATGGTCATCATGCCGTTGCAGGCGGCCACCCAGTGGGACGCGCTGTCGCACGTCTACTATGACGACCTGCTTTACAACGGCTTCCCGGCCGGATCGGTAACCAGTCTCGGGGCTTACCACTGCGGCATCGACAAGGTCGACGTCAAGGGCATCACCTCGCGCGGCGTGCTACTGGACCTGGTGCGCCATCGCGGTGCGGACGTCTTTCTCGAGCATGGCAACCCGATCACTCCGGAGGAACTGGACGACGTCGTCCGTGCCCAAGGCATCACGGTCGGCCGCGGTGACATCGTGCTGATCCGAACCGGTTGGTGGGCAAGGTTTCTGATGACTGGCAACAAGACCGAGTGGTACTCCGGGCTGGACTGGCGCTGCGCCCAGTGGCTGCACGATCACGAGGTCGCCGCGGTGGCCGCCGACAATCTCCAGGTCGAAGACCCCGTTTCGGGAGTCGAAGGCCTGTTCTTGCCGTTTCATCTGCTGTGCCTGCGTGACATGGGGTTGATGCTGGGTGAATACTGGGACCTCACGGCGTTGGCGGCCGACTGCGCCACCGACGGCGTCTACGAGTTTCAGCTGATCGCGCCGCCGCTGAGATTCATTGGCGCGGTGGGATCGCCGGTGAATCCCATTGCGATCAAGTGA
- a CDS encoding alpha/beta fold hydrolase yields the protein MPIHRRTAVVDGLVTSYLESGTGDPVVLLHGGEFGASAELGWEHNIVALAKRYRVLAPDLLGFGQSAKVVDFVDGRGMRIRHVARFCDVVGVDSAHFAGNSMGAIMLLTDATSDAPRLPIRTMAIICGGGQIQQNRHFEALQRYDATLDGMRRIVEALFHDARYPADEDYVRRRYQSSIVPGAWEAVAAARCRRPGAEPESESESAPASESSSARPYQRISVPTLVVEGRDDKLLPAGWAAQLAKQVTDGRAVVIDDAGHCPQIEQSSAVNELLLDFLSRQKT from the coding sequence ATGCCGATACACCGCCGAACCGCCGTGGTCGACGGTCTGGTCACCAGTTATCTGGAGTCGGGCACGGGTGACCCGGTGGTGCTGCTGCATGGCGGCGAATTCGGGGCCAGCGCCGAATTGGGCTGGGAGCACAACATCGTCGCGCTGGCTAAGCGCTACCGGGTGCTGGCGCCCGATCTCCTCGGGTTCGGGCAGTCGGCCAAGGTCGTGGACTTCGTCGACGGCCGCGGGATGCGCATCCGGCATGTGGCCCGGTTCTGCGACGTTGTCGGCGTCGACTCCGCGCATTTCGCCGGCAATTCGATGGGCGCCATCATGCTGCTGACCGATGCCACATCGGATGCACCCCGGCTGCCGATCCGCACCATGGCGATCATCTGCGGCGGGGGGCAGATTCAGCAGAATCGGCACTTCGAGGCCCTGCAGCGCTACGACGCCACGCTGGACGGGATGCGCCGTATCGTGGAGGCGCTGTTCCACGATGCCCGCTATCCGGCCGACGAGGACTATGTGCGGCGCCGCTATCAGTCGAGCATTGTTCCGGGAGCGTGGGAAGCCGTGGCGGCAGCGCGTTGTCGCCGCCCTGGCGCTGAGCCGGAGTCTGAGTCGGAATCTGCACCGGCCTCGGAATCGTCGAGTGCGCGCCCCTATCAGCGCATCAGCGTGCCGACGCTCGTGGTCGAGGGGCGCGACGACAAGCTGCTGCCCGCCGGGTGGGCCGCGCAGCTCGCCAAGCAGGTCACGGATGGACGCGCGGTGGTGATCGACGACGCGGGCCACTGTCCGCAAATCGAGCAATCCTCGGCTGTCAACGAACTCCTGCTGGACTTCCTCAGCCGTCAGAAGACGTAA
- a CDS encoding coniferyl-alcohol dehydrogenase: MGLIGDLWRYDGRRALVTGCSSGIGAQVVNQLTELGAHVIGLDTRRPTYELNDFHEVDLADSDSIDGAVAALGGRVDTLFNVAGVSSGIGDPLLVVTINFLGLRHLTEALIPMMATGASIVSVSSLAAAAYREHLCAVASLLNTTTMREGIEWCHRHREAVGSGYQLSKEAVILYTMRRTADLAARGIRINCTGPGVTETPILDQLRQAYGPEFLDDIAKPLGRVADPAEQAAVLLFLNSRAASYISGQVVWVDGGNLGAAIAGNLEKGRASWQA, encoded by the coding sequence TTGGGCCTGATCGGCGACCTGTGGCGCTACGACGGCCGCCGCGCGCTGGTAACCGGATGTTCCTCGGGCATCGGCGCGCAGGTCGTAAATCAACTCACCGAACTCGGCGCTCATGTCATCGGATTGGACACGCGGCGACCGACATACGAACTCAACGATTTTCACGAGGTCGACCTGGCCGACTCGGATTCCATCGATGGGGCAGTGGCTGCTCTCGGCGGACGCGTCGACACGCTGTTCAACGTCGCCGGCGTGTCCTCGGGGATCGGCGACCCGCTACTGGTCGTCACCATCAATTTCCTGGGGCTGCGCCATCTCACCGAGGCACTGATCCCGATGATGGCCACGGGTGCGTCGATTGTCAGCGTGTCATCGCTTGCCGCGGCGGCCTACCGGGAACATCTCTGCGCGGTGGCTTCGCTGCTGAACACCACGACGATGCGCGAAGGCATCGAATGGTGTCATCGTCACCGCGAGGCGGTCGGCAGCGGCTACCAATTGTCCAAGGAAGCAGTCATCCTCTACACCATGCGGCGCACGGCCGACCTCGCTGCGCGCGGCATCCGGATCAACTGCACCGGACCCGGGGTGACCGAAACACCCATCCTCGATCAGCTGAGGCAGGCCTACGGCCCGGAATTCCTCGACGACATCGCCAAGCCGCTGGGCCGGGTCGCTGATCCGGCCGAACAGGCCGCGGTGCTGCTGTTCTTGAACAGCCGTGCCGCCAGCTATATTTCGGGCCAGGTGGTGTGGGTGGACGGCGGAAACCTGGGCGCCGCAATCGCCGGGAACCTCGAGAAAGGACGTGCGTCATGGCAAGCCTAG
- a CDS encoding multicopper oxidase family protein, producing MPVLPTSGHSLGGVQLSRRGFIGAGIAGGFLLAGCGHSQTHSADETAMAAAIGAAERARPHSGRTVTASLVPQQVEIDLGGPIARTLAYGNTVPGPLIRAAVGDEIVVAVTNRLDHPTSVHWHGITLRNDMDGAVPATPNIEAGHDFTYRFSVPDPGTYWAHPHVGLEEDMGLYLPVIIDDPTEPGRYDAEWIVVLDDWTDGVGKSPQQIYDALVDPNKPTVMPMPTPLTTTTPPTTTSTTSTTSTTETPPPSPMPGMPGGDVASSDLLGGDAGDVAYPYYLINGRIPAAPTTFNAKPGQRIRIRIINAAADTAFRVALAGHSMTVTHTDGYPVLPTPVDAVLIGMGERYDVIVTAASGVFPLVALAEGKNSVARSLLSTGAGSAPDPQFRPAELNKRVGTIEMFTATTSANLGRAEPGLELPVVLGGTMAKYDWTINGEPYSRTKPLQVHQGQRQLLVFDNTTAMWHPMHLHGHTYQIIKADGSLGARKDTVIVLPKQKVQAVLVADNPGTWVMHCHNMYHLAAGMMTRLDYVF from the coding sequence ATGCCGGTACTGCCAACGAGCGGTCATTCCCTGGGCGGAGTACAGCTCAGCAGGCGCGGCTTTATCGGCGCCGGAATCGCCGGTGGGTTTTTGCTGGCCGGTTGCGGCCACTCACAGACACACTCGGCAGACGAGACGGCCATGGCTGCCGCAATCGGCGCGGCCGAGCGGGCCCGGCCGCACAGCGGTCGAACCGTAACCGCCAGCCTGGTACCGCAGCAGGTGGAGATCGACCTCGGCGGGCCGATCGCCCGTACGCTGGCCTACGGCAACACAGTCCCGGGACCGCTGATCCGGGCCGCCGTCGGCGATGAGATTGTCGTCGCGGTGACCAATCGGCTCGACCATCCGACGTCGGTGCACTGGCATGGCATTACGCTGCGCAACGACATGGACGGCGCCGTACCCGCCACCCCGAACATCGAGGCCGGCCATGACTTCACCTACCGATTCTCCGTCCCTGATCCGGGCACCTACTGGGCCCATCCGCACGTCGGCCTCGAAGAGGATATGGGGCTTTATCTGCCGGTCATTATTGACGATCCGACCGAACCGGGACGCTACGACGCGGAATGGATTGTCGTGCTTGATGATTGGACTGACGGCGTCGGCAAGAGTCCGCAACAGATTTACGACGCCCTGGTCGACCCGAACAAGCCCACCGTAATGCCCATGCCCACCCCGCTAACCACAACGACCCCGCCAACCACGACAAGTACGACAAGCACGACGAGCACGACCGAGACGCCGCCGCCATCTCCGATGCCGGGCATGCCGGGCGGCGACGTGGCCAGCAGCGACCTGCTCGGCGGCGACGCCGGTGATGTCGCCTACCCCTACTATCTGATCAACGGCCGTATCCCCGCGGCCCCCACGACCTTCAATGCGAAGCCGGGCCAGCGAATCCGGATCCGGATCATCAATGCCGCTGCCGATACGGCGTTCCGCGTCGCGTTGGCCGGACATTCCATGACGGTCACCCACACCGACGGTTACCCGGTGCTTCCGACACCGGTCGACGCGGTGCTGATCGGCATGGGCGAACGTTACGACGTCATCGTGACGGCGGCATCCGGTGTCTTCCCGCTCGTCGCACTCGCCGAAGGCAAGAACTCCGTGGCACGCTCGCTGCTGTCCACCGGTGCGGGCAGCGCGCCCGATCCGCAGTTCCGGCCGGCGGAACTCAACAAGAGGGTGGGCACCATCGAGATGTTCACCGCCACAACGTCGGCCAATCTGGGCCGGGCCGAACCCGGCCTCGAACTTCCCGTCGTGTTGGGCGGCACCATGGCCAAATACGACTGGACGATCAACGGTGAGCCCTACAGCAGGACCAAGCCGCTGCAGGTACACCAGGGTCAGCGCCAACTTCTGGTGTTCGACAACACCACCGCGATGTGGCACCCCATGCACCTGCATGGCCACACCTATCAGATCATCAAGGCCGACGGTTCCCTCGGCGCCCGCAAGGACACCGTCATCGTCCTGCCCAAGCAGAAGGTCCAGGCGGTCCTGGTCGCCGATAATCCGGGTACGTGGGTGATGCACTGCCACAACATGTATCACCTGGCGGCCGGCATGATGACGCGCCTGGATTACGTCTTCTGA